A window from Caulobacter sp. X encodes these proteins:
- a CDS encoding DMT family transporter produces the protein MPATRARLIPYAALMGAIVVLCVGTSFAKSLFPMIGAQGTTAYRVGFSALILLLVWRPWRHPLSRADLGRIAAYGAVMGLMNLCFYMAIRTVPLGLAIAIEFMGPLAVAVASSRKLIHFVWIGLAVLGLGLLLPIDPGAKPLDPVGVGFACAAAVMWALYIILGKRTGHLHAGRSVALGMTTAALIVAPIGIASAGASLFYPKVVLLGLVVAVLSSAIPYSLEMIALRGIPKRSFGVVLSAEPAVGALAGLVILGEHLAASQWLAIVAIIAASVGTILTTPADAVADEITP, from the coding sequence ATGCCCGCCACTCGCGCCCGCCTGATCCCCTACGCCGCCCTGATGGGCGCCATCGTCGTGCTGTGCGTGGGGACCTCCTTCGCCAAGAGCCTGTTCCCGATGATCGGCGCCCAGGGGACGACCGCCTATCGCGTCGGCTTCTCGGCGCTGATCCTGCTGCTGGTCTGGCGGCCCTGGCGCCATCCGCTCTCGCGCGCCGACCTTGGCCGCATCGCCGCCTACGGCGCTGTGATGGGGCTGATGAACCTTTGCTTCTACATGGCGATCCGCACCGTGCCGCTGGGCCTGGCGATCGCGATCGAGTTCATGGGGCCGCTGGCCGTGGCGGTCGCCAGCTCGCGCAAGCTGATCCATTTCGTCTGGATCGGCCTGGCGGTGCTCGGTCTTGGCCTGCTGCTGCCGATCGACCCCGGCGCCAAGCCCCTCGATCCGGTCGGCGTCGGCTTCGCCTGCGCCGCGGCGGTGATGTGGGCGCTGTACATCATCCTCGGCAAGCGGACCGGCCACCTGCATGCGGGACGCTCGGTGGCCTTGGGGATGACGACGGCGGCCCTGATCGTCGCGCCGATCGGGATCGCCTCGGCTGGCGCCAGCCTCTTCTACCCCAAGGTCGTGCTGCTGGGCCTGGTTGTCGCCGTGCTGTCCAGCGCCATCCCCTATTCGCTGGAGATGATCGCCCTGCGCGGCATTCCCAAGCGCAGCTTCGGCGTGGTGCTGAGCGCCGAGCCGGCCGTTGGCGCGCTGGCGGGTCTCGTGATCCTGGGCGAGCACCTCGCCGCTTCGCAATGGCTGGCCATCGTCGCGATCATCGCCGCCTCGGTCGGTACGATCCTGACCACGCCCGCCGACGCCGTGGCCGATGAGATCACGCCTTAG
- the trpB gene encoding tryptophan synthase subunit beta — protein sequence MNAPAKPNDYSAYPDANGRFGDFGGRYVAETLMPLVLDLGKAYADAKADPEFQAQLKSYNTHYAGRPSPLYFAERLTEHFGGAKIYFKRDELNHTGSHKINNALGQILLAMRMGKTRIIAETGAGQHGVATATVCARFGLPCVVYMGATDVERQKPNVFRMNLLGAEVRPVSSGTGTLKDAMNEAMRDWVTNVHDTYYLIGTAAGPHPYPVMVRDFQSVIGAEAREQILEMEGRLPDAVVACIGGGSNAIGLFHPFLNDASVRLIGVEAAGHGVSTDKHAASLTGGRPGVLHGNKTYLLQDDDGQIIDAHSISAGLDYPGIGPEHSFLHEVGRAEYVSSTDEEALAAFQLCSTLEGIIPALEPAHALARVGEIAQELGKDKIVVMNLCGRGDKDIFTVAEALGRKI from the coding sequence GTGAACGCTCCCGCGAAACCCAACGACTACTCGGCCTACCCCGACGCGAACGGCCGGTTCGGCGACTTCGGCGGCCGCTATGTGGCCGAGACGCTGATGCCGCTGGTGCTGGACCTGGGCAAGGCCTACGCCGACGCCAAGGCCGACCCCGAGTTCCAGGCGCAGCTGAAGAGCTACAATACCCACTACGCCGGCCGGCCCAGCCCGCTCTATTTCGCCGAGCGCCTGACCGAGCACTTCGGCGGGGCCAAGATCTATTTCAAGCGCGACGAGCTGAACCACACCGGCTCGCACAAGATCAACAACGCGCTCGGCCAGATCCTGCTGGCCATGCGCATGGGCAAGACCCGGATCATCGCCGAGACCGGCGCGGGCCAGCACGGCGTGGCCACCGCCACCGTCTGCGCGCGCTTTGGCCTGCCGTGCGTGGTCTATATGGGCGCCACCGACGTCGAGCGTCAGAAGCCCAACGTCTTCCGCATGAACCTGCTCGGCGCCGAAGTGCGTCCGGTCAGCTCGGGCACGGGCACCCTGAAGGACGCCATGAACGAGGCGATGCGCGATTGGGTGACCAACGTGCACGACACCTATTACCTGATCGGCACCGCCGCCGGCCCGCACCCCTATCCGGTGATGGTCCGCGACTTCCAGAGCGTGATCGGCGCCGAAGCCCGCGAGCAGATCCTGGAGATGGAAGGCCGTCTGCCCGACGCCGTGGTCGCCTGCATCGGCGGCGGCTCGAACGCCATCGGCCTGTTCCACCCGTTCCTGAACGACGCCAGCGTGCGCCTGATCGGCGTCGAGGCGGCCGGCCACGGCGTCTCGACCGACAAGCACGCCGCCTCGCTGACCGGCGGCCGCCCGGGCGTTCTGCACGGCAACAAGACCTATCTGCTGCAAGACGACGACGGCCAGATCATCGACGCCCACTCGATCTCGGCCGGTCTCGACTATCCGGGTATCGGCCCGGAGCACTCGTTCCTGCACGAGGTCGGCCGCGCCGAATATGTCTCGAGCACCGACGAGGAAGCCCTGGCGGCCTTCCAGCTGTGCTCGACCCTCGAAGGCATCATCCCGGCGCTGGAGCCGGCCCACGCCCTGGCTCGCGTCGGCGAGATCGCCCAGGAGCTGGGCAAGGACAAGATCGTGGTGATGAATCTCTGCGGTCGCGGCGACAAGGACATCTTCACGGTGGCCGAAGCGCTCGGGCGCAAGATCTAG
- a CDS encoding MarR family winged helix-turn-helix transcriptional regulator, whose amino-acid sequence MVDDIAHAKAPLAKPRPLEADDPGYRELHLDNQLCLAIQIADSLVTKIYRGLLEPLGLTHPQYLVLIALWERSERCSMGDLRRGLCMDTGAVTPLVKRMEAAGLLRRTRDIADERRVWVDLTEAGWALRDRVLEVRRNVVARLPLSDAEIVALRSSLQSLNAAMLADSPPLR is encoded by the coding sequence ATGGTCGACGATATCGCGCACGCCAAGGCCCCGCTCGCCAAGCCCCGCCCGTTGGAGGCGGATGATCCAGGCTACCGCGAGCTGCACCTGGACAATCAGCTGTGCCTGGCCATCCAGATCGCCGACAGCCTGGTCACCAAGATCTATCGGGGGCTGCTGGAGCCGCTCGGCCTGACCCATCCGCAGTATCTCGTCTTGATCGCCCTTTGGGAGCGCTCCGAACGCTGCAGCATGGGCGACCTGCGCCGAGGCCTATGCATGGACACCGGCGCGGTGACGCCGCTGGTCAAGCGCATGGAGGCCGCGGGCCTGCTGCGGCGGACGCGCGACATCGCCGACGAGCGACGGGTGTGGGTCGATCTCACCGAAGCCGGCTGGGCCCTTCGCGATCGGGTGCTGGAGGTCCGGCGCAACGTCGTCGCGCGCCTGCCTCTGTCGGACGCCGAGATCGTCGCGCTCAGATCGAGCCTGCAATCGCTGAACGCCGCCATGCTGGCCGACAGCCCGCCTTTGCGCTGA
- a CDS encoding phosphoribosylanthranilate isomerase, with protein sequence MSAGAKICGLSTPETVKAAFDGGAAYLGFVFFAKSPRNLTPETAARLVEPVRGRGVKTVAVTVDPDDALVDRLMATMRPDLIQVHGKEAPSRVREIAARAGVGVIKAFSVSSPADVDQAAAFDGVAEHLMFDAKPVEGSALPGGTGARFDWGLLTGRRFSRPHFLAGGLDPWNVAEAITVSGTPLVDVSSGVERGPGLKDPALISAFLDAVKRA encoded by the coding sequence ATGAGCGCTGGAGCCAAGATCTGCGGACTGTCGACGCCCGAGACGGTCAAGGCCGCCTTCGACGGCGGCGCGGCCTATCTGGGCTTCGTCTTCTTCGCGAAGAGCCCGCGCAACCTGACGCCCGAAACCGCCGCGCGGCTGGTCGAACCGGTGCGTGGTCGCGGCGTGAAGACCGTGGCCGTCACCGTCGATCCCGACGACGCCTTGGTTGACCGCTTGATGGCGACGATGCGGCCCGACCTGATCCAGGTCCACGGCAAGGAGGCGCCGTCGCGCGTCCGCGAGATCGCCGCCCGCGCCGGGGTCGGGGTCATCAAGGCCTTCTCGGTCTCCAGCCCCGCCGACGTCGACCAGGCCGCCGCCTTCGACGGCGTCGCCGAGCACCTGATGTTCGACGCCAAGCCCGTGGAAGGCTCGGCCCTGCCTGGGGGCACCGGCGCCCGGTTCGACTGGGGACTGCTGACGGGACGCCGCTTTTCGCGCCCGCATTTCCTGGCCGGCGGGCTTGATCCGTGGAACGTGGCCGAGGCGATCACGGTCTCGGGAACCCCGCTCGTGGACGTTTCCTCTGGCGTGGAGCGCGGTCCCGGCCTAAAGGACCCCGCTCTGATCTCGGCGTTCCTGGACGCCGTCAAACGCGCCTGA
- a CDS encoding usg protein, with protein sequence MAISAFEKQLMGYGLTTAEIHYHMPDHPGLLQLYLWQDYDLAPKFPTLKGFLDFWSRELDGVLHSVRVAHNKLIGPREWRAVNGVFTLQ encoded by the coding sequence ATGGCGATCAGTGCGTTCGAGAAGCAGCTTATGGGTTACGGCCTGACGACGGCCGAGATCCACTATCACATGCCAGACCATCCCGGCCTGCTGCAGCTTTACCTCTGGCAGGACTACGACCTGGCCCCGAAGTTCCCGACCTTGAAGGGCTTCCTCGACTTCTGGAGCCGGGAGCTGGACGGGGTCCTGCACTCGGTCCGGGTGGCCCACAACAAGCTGATCGGCCCCCGCGAATGGCGGGCCGTGAACGGGGTCTTCACCCTGCAATAG